The following are encoded together in the Brassica napus cultivar Da-Ae chromosome A9, Da-Ae, whole genome shotgun sequence genome:
- the LOC106345572 gene encoding transcriptional regulator TAC1-like yields MNRKYLDRRSYSWSGQSRPYICDFCERGFSNAQALGGHMNIHRKDRAKLREANLKEDNPEDSICTNSRTRFEQVPIELPFFVDTISPTRKENNNKSGNYLGDEEEKKMRSLFQKALSKSAEVIDLELRLGLDPYKKSPSK; encoded by the coding sequence ATGAATAGAAAATACTTGGATCGAAGATCATATTCATGGTCTGGACAATCAAGACCATACATATGCGACTTTTGCGAGAGAGGTTTCTCCAACGCACAAGCTTTAGGAGGGCACATGAACATCCACAGAAAAGATAGGGCAAAACTGCGGGAAGCGAACTTAAAGGAAGATAATCCTGAAGACTCCATATGCACCAATTCAAGAACCAGGTTCGAGCAAGTTCCGATTGAATTGCCTTTCTTCGTTGACACGATAAGTCctacaagaaaagaaaacaataataaaagtgGAAACTATTtgggagatgaagaagagaagaagatgaggtcgTTATTTCAAAAAGCTTTGTCCAAAAGTGCAGAAGTGATAGACCTTGAGCTTCGTCTAGGATTAGATCCTTATAAGAAATCACCAAGTAAGTAG
- the LOC106452646 gene encoding wall-associated receptor kinase-like 15 yields the protein MEFPWHFLTTFTLCLLLSFSSTAESFKRCPNCGSTRVPYPLSTGPGCGDPDYKIRCDIRGSLWFDTLNGSTNPIKLIDPSGQRFVLAPPGFEPNTCVSVDIKSHGIQLDPNLPFNVSSSNTVIIMNCTKDGLDGYISQGFNCSDNSLCHKFLNENLEARGKCRGVTSCCWYKTGASVNTYKVYRARTDKCTAYQSYMNLDLTMPVSKWGEPAVEILWEAPREPVCKIPGDCTGLVNSVCSVDPKSLGQKRCLCKKGLQWDSVNAVCEGPVLCSNGKKCKRRSNLPLIGGLAGGVGVLLIAGGVMKMIISKQNRIVSGSQSWASIRKLHRHLLSTNSAGLDKIFSGKEIVKATNNFSKSNLLGFGGFGEVFKGDLDDGTTVAVKRAKLGNEKSIYQIVNEVQILCQVSHKNLVKLLGCCIELDMPILVYEYVPNGTLHEHIYCNGSYNPLPWKRRLVIAHQTAQGLAYLHSSASPPIYHRDVKLSNILLDENLDVKVADFGLSRLGVSDVSHVTTCAQGTLGYLDPEYYLNFQLTDKSDVYSFGVVLFELLTCKKAIDFNRDEEDVNLVVFLRKALKEGRLEEMIDPVMLKGATAEEMESMKELGVLAERCVKETRQSRPTMKAAAKEIESILNGLASAP from the exons atggagtttCCATGGCACTTCCTCACCACATTCACACTTTGTCTACTACTCTCATTCTCTTCTACTGCTGAATCTTTCAAACGGTGCCCTAACTGTGGCTCCACCCGAGTTCCATACCCGCTAAGCACAGGACCTGGTTGTGGTGATCCGGATTACAAGATCCGGTGTGACATCCGCGGTTCCCTATGGTTTGATACCCTCAACGGATCAACCAATCCGATCAAACTCATTGACCCATCAGGCCAACGGTTTGTCCTCGCTCCACCCGGGTTCGAACCCAACACATGTGTATCAGTCGATATCAAGAGCCACGGTATTCAGCTAGACCCAAACCTTCCTTTCAATGTAAGTAGTAGTAACACAGTTATAATCATGAACTGTACGAAGGACGGTCTAGATGGATACATCTCTCAAGGTTTCAACTGTTCAGATAATAGCTTGTGTCACAAGTTTCTAAATGAGAATCTGGAGGCACGAGGCAAGTGTCGAGGAGTGACATCGTGCTGCTGGTATAAGACCGGTGCATCGGTTAATACTTATAAAGTTTATAGGGCTAGGACAGATAAGTGTACAGCTTATCAGAGTTATATGAATTTGGATCTGACGATGCCGGTTAGCAAATGGGGCGAACCGGCCGTGGAGATACTATGGGAAGCTCCGAGAGAGCCGGTTTGTAAGATACCGGGAGATTGTACGGGTTTGGTTAATTCTGTTTGTTCGGTTGATCCAAAGAGTTTAGGACAGAAAAGATGTTTATGCAAGAAAGGGTTACAATGGGACTCAGTCAACGCAGTATGTGAAGGTCCGGTTTT GTGCTCAAACGGAAAGAAGTGCAAGCGACGGAGCAATTTACCTTTAATCGGAG GTTTGGCCGGAGGTGTGGGTGTGTTATTGATCGCCGGAGGCGTAATGAAGATGATTATCTCGAAGCAGAACCGGATCGTCTCCGGAAGCCAATCATGGGCGAGCATAAGGAAACTCCACCGTCACCTCTTAAGCACCAACAGCGCCGGACTAGACAAAATCTTCTCCGGCAAAGAAATCGTCAAAGCGACGAACAACTTCTCCAAATCCAACCTCCTCGGATTCGGCGGATTCGGGGAGGTTTTCAAAGGCGACCTCGACGACGGGACAACCGTCGCCGTGAAACGAGCCAAGCTCGGAAACGAGAAGAGCATATACCAGATCGTCAACGAGGTTCAGATCCTCTGCCAAGTAAGCCACAAGAATCTCGTGAAGCTCCTCGGATGCTGCATCGAGTTGGATATGCCGATTCTTGTTTACGAATACGTCCCTAACGGAACGTTGCACGAGCACATCTACTGTAACGGAAGCTACAATCCGTTACCTTGGAAGCGTCGTCTGGTGATTGCTCACCAGACGGCGCAAGGACTTGCTTACCTCCACTCATCCGCCTCGCCGCCGATTTACCACAGAGACGTTAAGCTGAGCAACATTCTCCTCGATGAGAATCTCGACGTTAAGGTAGCCGACTTCGGGTTATCGAGATTGGGAGTAAGCGATGTGAGCCATGTGACGACGTGCGCGCAAGGGACGTTAGGGTATTTGGATCCGGAGTACTATCTTAACTTCCAGTTGACGGATAAGAGTGACGTGTACAGCTTCGGCGTGGTGTTGTTCGAGCTGTTGACTTGTAAGAAGGCGATTGATTTTAATCGGGACGAGGAAGATGTGAATCTTGTGGTGTTTTTGAGGAAGGCGTTGAAGGAAGGGAGGTTGGAGGAGATGATTGATCCGGTGATGTTGAAAGGAGCGACGGCGGAGGAGATGGAGTCTATGAAGGAGCTTGGTGTTCTTGCGGAGCGGTGCGTGAAGGAGACGAGACAGAGTCGACCAACGATGAAAGCTGCTGCCAAGGAGATTGAAAGTATTTTAAATGGACTTGCTTCTGCGCCGTGA
- the LOC106452650 gene encoding CASP-like protein 5B2: protein MKKVIGSPGTVCGLLLRIGQCTSAAASMSVMLSTKNVYNCTAFSYLIASMCFQMLWSFWLACVNVYALKYKKDLQHLTAVSLFVGGDLVTAILSLAAACSSAGVVVLYARDIKYCDVHDCLRYEVAVALSFITWVQIAVSFHVSFWIYASV, encoded by the exons ATGAAGAAGGTTATCGGAAGTCCAGGAACTGTGTGTGGTCTGTTACTTAGAATCGGACAATGTACTTCTGCCGCCGCATCAATGTCCGTTATGCTCTCTACGAAGAATGTCTATAATTGCACAGCTTTCTC CTACTTGATTGCTTCAATGTGTTTTCAAATGCTGTGGAGCTTTTGGCTCGCATGTGTTAATGTTTATGCTCTGAAGTACAAGAAAGACCTCCAACACCTAACCGCAGTTAGCTTATTCGTCGGTGGAGATTTG GTGACTGCAATTTTATCTCTTGCAGCTGCATGTTCGTCAGCAGGAGTTGTAGTCTTATACGCTAGAGATATCAAGTATTGCGATGTCCATGACTGTCTTAGGTATGAAGTAGCTGTTGCGCTTTCTTTCATCACTTGGGTTCAAATCGCAGTTTCTTTTCATGTCTCATTTTGGATCTATGCCTCGGTTTAG
- the LOC111211710 gene encoding aldo-keto reductase family 4 member C11 yields the protein MANDIGSFELNTGAKIPSVGLGTWQAAPGVVGDAVAAAVKIGYQHIDCAARYGNEAEIGKVLKKLFEDGVVKRENLFITSKIWLTELDPPDVPEALNRTLQDLQLDYVDLYLMHWPVRLKKGSVEFKPENIMPIDIPSTWKAMEALYDSGKARAIGISNFSTKKLSDLVEVARVPPAVNQVECHPSWQQHKLHEFCKSKGIHLSGYSPLGSPGTTWVKADVLKSPVLETVAKELSKSPAQTALRWGVQMGHSVLPKSTNEARIRENFDVLGWSIPKEMFDKFSQIEQARLVQGTSFVHETMSPYKTLEELWDGEI from the exons ATGGCGAACGATATCGGATCCTTCGAACTCAACACCGGAGCAAAGATCCCATCCGTCGGTCTCGGGACATGGCAGGCTGCTCCTGGCGTCGTGGGAGACGCCGTCGCCGCCGCTGTGAAG ATTGGTTATCAGCATATTGATTGTGCTGCCAGATATGGCAATGAAGCTGAG ATTGGGAAAGTTCTGAAGAAGTTGTTTGAAGATGGCGTCGTGAAGCGTGAGAATCTGTTCATCACATCAAAGATCTG GTTGACTGAACTTGACCCACCGGATGTTCCTGAGGCATTGAACAGAACTCTACAGGATCTGCAGCTCGATTATGTCGACCTGTATCTC ATGCATTGGCCTGTTCGGTTGAAGAAAGGCAGTGTTGAGTTTAAGCCAGAGAACATTATGCCTATCGATATTCCTAGCACATGGAAAGCAATGGAAGCACTGTATGACTCAGGCAAGGCACGAGCCATTGGGATAAGCAACTTCTCTACAAAGAAACTCTCGGATCTTGTGGAGGTCGCTCGGGTTCCTCCAGCTGTAAACCAGGTGGAATGTCACCCTTCATGGCAACAACATAAGCTTCATGAGTTCTGCAAGTCCAAAGGGATTCACTTGTCA GGGTATTCGCCATTGGGTTCTCCAGGAACAACGTGGGTGAAAGCAGATGTTCTAAAGAGTCCGGTCCTGGAAACGGTGGCTAAAGAACTCAGTAAGTCTCCTGCGCAAACCGCACTTCGATGGGGTGTTCAAATGGGTCATAGTGTGCTTCCCAAAAGCACAAATGAAGCGAGGATCAGGGAGAACTTCGATGTACTGGGATGGTCAATTCCAAAAGAAATGTTTGACAAGTTTTCTCAGATAGAACAG GCTAGGTTGGTCCAAGGTACATCGTTCGTTCATGAGACTATGAGTCCTTACAAGACACTTGAAGAGCTTTGGGATGGTGAAATATGa
- the LOC106382780 gene encoding 40S ribosomal protein S21-2-like: MQNEEGVVTELYIPRKCSATNRLITSKDHASVQLNIGHLDADGIYTGQFTTLALCGFVRAQGDADSGVDRLWQKKKVETKQQ; the protein is encoded by the exons ATGCAGAACGAGGAGGGAGTCGTCACTGAgctttacattccgaggaaatg CTCGGCGACAAACAGATTGATCACTTCAAAGGATCACGCCTCTGTTCAGCTTAACATTGGTCATCTTGATGCCGATGGTATCTACACTGGCCAGTTCACCACTCTTGCTCTCTGCGGATTCGTCCGTGCTCAG GGAGACGCAGACAGTGGCGTCGACAGGCTCTGGCAGAAGAAGAAAGTCGAAACCAAACAACAGTGA